The sequence GGGCACTACCCCGTGATAGAATCAAAGGCCCAAATTTAGTCACACATACATCGgttcactaatttttttaaaataagctaTGTGTGAATCTTGTACATCGAAACTATGTGGGGCAGTACCCACACGTAGCATCGAAGCTACCCTGTATTTCTTTGTTTCAGTCTGGCAGAAAAGAAACAGTTTTGGATTTAGCGAAATTTGTGGACAAAGGTGTTCAAGTCAAACTCACTGGTGGAAGACAAGGTCAGttgtttttctccttttttggtCATTAGAGATTCAGAAAGTTTTTAGTTCTTGAGTTTTACTTCGGTTAGTGGTTTAATGCTTTAATTCTGTAGCTACATCGCCCGCCTTTTACATTATTCTCGAGTGTAAACTACCTACGAatgtttctttccttttttggTGTGATTTTGCTATGACACCGCTCATAATCTTTTAGAGAAATGATTGACATTTTTATGTCTATATCTTTTAAACAAATCGAGGGAAAAAAACGCTGAGTCAAAAACATCACATTAAGTTGGTGATTAGATGTTTATTTTCAGAAACCCTATCTGTGATAATTGTTTTAGCTAGAAGTATATAGAACAGATCGATTAATTAAATCGTTCAACTATATACAGTTATCGACCATCTTTCTACTTCCTTTTCGTCTCCTTGCTAGGATTATTATTGTTCAACACGTCTGTTATCAGTCCAGAATCCCAAGTACTCCATATTAACAGGCATATCCTTGGGGTTTTCACAGGCAGTTCACTCTTCAATTTCGCCAGCATTTTCTTGCCATTAGGACAATAAATTTTCTTTGCTTTTTGCAAGCTATTCTTTTTTCTTGGAAAACATTCAGTATTTGTTTGAAAGAAATTCACATTCATGCGCTTGGCCTCATGGGACCAATGTTTCTGAAAACCAACAGCTCTATGAACCTTGATTCAATGTGTATGTGattattactatttttaatCTTTGTGAATGAACTATAATTTTTTCCTTAAAGAAGTTGTATGTGTGACTTTTGGTTTCAGTGACAGGAACTCTCAAAGGATATGACCAATTGCTGAATCTTGTCCTGGACGAAGCAGTAGAATTTCTGAGAGGTATTCTTCTGTGCTTTGTTGCACGTGTTAGCATGGGGATTATGGTCTCTGTATATTCAATCATGTGGGCCTCTACATTAGCTTTCCACTAGATGAACGGTTGAAAGTCTTGCGTAAGGGAAGAAATTGTCTGGATACGTATATTGTTTAGTGCCACCTATGGTCGTATTCATGCATATACAAACGGCCACACCTTATTCTATTTTGGTGAACCAAAAGGATGATGCTACTTTTTATGAGTTTGCTTTGTCATAAATCGATAAAACACCTTTTTTAGTTCCTATCTCCATATCTGTTAGTTCCATTTGCTTTGTCAAAATAGTAAGTGTTATAGATTGCTTTTATATCTTCTTAAGTCGAAAATGATTGCTACTTATCGAGTCGTGAAGAAATGCATCACCCTGTCCGCTAAATATTGATCCTGGACTGCAGATCCTGATGATCCACTGAAGACCACTGATCAAACCAGGCGCCTTGGTTTAATAGTATGTTCTAGCATCTTATACACATTAATTTACACTACATATGAACTGAGGTTTCAGAATCCG comes from Primulina huaijiensis isolate GDHJ02 chromosome 17, ASM1229523v2, whole genome shotgun sequence and encodes:
- the LOC140962300 gene encoding sm-like protein LSM7 isoform X1; its protein translation is MSGRKETVLDLAKFVDKGVQVKLTGGRQVTGTLKGYDQLLNLVLDEAVEFLRDPDDPLKTTDQTRRLGLIVCRGTAVMLVSPTDGTDEIANPFVQPDGA
- the LOC140962300 gene encoding sm-like protein LSM7 isoform X2, with the translated sequence MSGRKETVLDLAKFVDKGVQVKLTGGRQGTLKGYDQLLNLVLDEAVEFLRDPDDPLKTTDQTRRLGLIVCRGTAVMLVSPTDGTDEIANPFVQPDGA